The stretch of DNA CGCGGGGTACGTGACGGGTGAGCTGCTCCACGTCGACGGCGGCTGGCAGATCATCTGAGTCGCGGGGGGTATTTGTCGGGCGGGCCAGAACGCGGGGCCATGTCACGGAAGGTGCTGCTCGACGTCGACCCGGGCTGTGACGACGCCGTCGCGCTGGGGCTGGCGCTCGCGAGCGACGAGCTCGACGTGGTCGGCGTGACGACGGTCGCCGGCAACACGAGCGTCGACAACGCGACACGGAACGCACTGTCGGTGCTGACGCTGTTCGACCGGACGGACGTGCCCGTCGCCGCGGGCTGTGGTCGGCCGCTGGCACACGAACTCGAGACCGCCGAGGAGATCCACGGCGAGGGCGGGATCACCGGCGAGCTGCCCGGACCGGCCGCCGAGCCCGTGTCGACGGACGCGCCGGCGTTCATCCGCGAGCAGGCGACCGAACACGACGATCTGACGCTCGTCGGACTGGGCCCGCTGACGAACGTCGCGGTCGCGCTGATGAGCGACCCCGACCTCCCCGAGCGCCTCGAGGAGGTCACCGTGATGGGCGGGACGATCCGCGCGACCGGCAATCGGACGCCGATGGCGGAGGCGAACTTCTACTCCGACCCTGCCGCGGCGAGACGCGTCGTCTGGGACGCGAACCCGAAGGTCGCGGGGCTGAACGTCACCCACCGCGCCCAGGTGCCGCCGGGTGTCGTCGACGGCGACTCGGCGACCGCGGAGACGATCCGGGCGTGGCTCGACTACTACCCCGACTGGGTGCGCGAGAGCGTCGGCCTCGAACACGCCGCACAGCACGACGCCCTCGTGGTCGCGGGCCTGTTCGCGGACGTGCTGACCCACGAGTCGGCGCCGACCGACGTGTTCGTCGACGACGGCGATGCCCGCGGCGCGGTGATGTTCGACGAGTACGGCCTCACCGACGCCGAGCGGACCGCCCGGGTCGCCGTCGACGTGGACGTCGACCGCTTCCGGGCACTCCTGGGCGAGCGGCTCTCCCGACTCGTCTGATGGCGGCCGACGCGGACGCGCTCCCGTTCTCGCGGTGGTGGCTGGTGGCCGTCGGCGCGCTCGCGATGGGTACGGCCGGCACGTACCAGTTCGTCTGGTCGTCGATCCGCGGGCCGCTGGGCACGCAGGTCGGCGCCTCGGAAGCGACGCTCGGCTGGAGCCAGTCGTTCCTGCTCGGTGCGGGGCTACTGGCCGTCGCCGCGATGTTCGGCGTGCGCCCAGTCGAACGCTGAGGTTCGGACCGCACCGGGGCCCGGCGGTTTTTAGCCCCTCCCCCCGGACTGGAGGGTATGGCGAACCCGGCGCGGCGTGTTGGGCTCTACCTCCTCGGGACGGCCGCGGTGATCCTGGCCTACGCCCTCCTCTACCAGTTCGGGATGGCGCGGCTGGAGGGGGTGGAGATGCGGTTCATCGAGGCGCTGCACGTCGTCGTCGAGACGTTCACCACCGTCGGCTACGGCGAGCAGGCCGGCCAGTGGGACACCACGCCGATGCTCGCGCTGTCGATCGCGATGCAGTTCACCGGCGTCGCGCTCATCTTCCTCACGCTGCCGGCGTTCGTGCTGCCGCTGTTCGCGGAGGCACTGTCGTCGGGACCGTCCCGCACGTTCGACGGCGAGGGGCACATCGTGATCTGTTCGTTCTCGCCGACGGTCGACACGCTGATCACCGAACTGAGCGCGCGCGGTCAGCCGTACGTCGTCGTCGAGTCGGATCTCGACGCCGTCGAGTCGCTCCGGGCAGACGGCGTCGAAGTCGTCCACGGCGACCCCGAGGAGGTCGAGACGCTCGAAGCCGTCTCCATCGCCGCCGCCAGCGCGGTGGTGGTGGCCGACGACGACGAGACGAACGCCAGCGTGATCCTCGCCGCCCAGCACGTCGCTCCCGAGACCCGGGTACTGAGCCTCGTCGAGGACGAGAGCCACGCGGACTACCACCGCTACGCCGGCGCCGACGAGGTGATCCATCCCCGGGACGTGCTCGGGGAGTCGCTGGCGGGCAAGGCGTCGGCCGCCCTCTCCTCGGAGCTGAGCGGCGCGGTCGAGATCGCCGACGAGTTCGAGGTCGGCGAGCTGCTGGTCCAGCGGGGCTCGCCACTCGACGGGAGCACGATCGGCGACTGCGGGATCCAGGAGCTGCCGGGGGCCAACATCATCGGCGCGTGGTTCCGCGGCGAGTTCGTCTCGGCACCCGATCCGGGCCGGACTATCGACGAGCACACCGTGTTGCTCGTCGCCGGGCCGGAGGACGGCGTCGAGACGATGAAACAGCGGAGCATCGCCGAGGGTCGCTCGGCGCGGTCCGGCATCACGATCGCGGGCTACGGCGTCGTCGGCTCCGCGGTCGCCGAAGCGATCACCGCCGCGGGCGTCCCGGCCACCATCGTCGACGTGGAGGACAAACCCGGCGTGGACATCGTCGGCGACGTAACCGACCCGGCGACCCTGGAGGACGCAGGGATCGAGAGCGCCGAGGCGCTGGTGCTCGCACTGGCCGACGACACGACCGCGCTGTTCGCGGCGCTCGTAGCCAAACAGGTCGCGCCGGAGACCAACGTCATCGCGCGAGCCAACGAGGCCGACTCGCCGCCGAAGCTCTACCGCGCCGGCGCGGAGTACGTGCTCTCGCTGCCGACCGTCAGCGGCCGGATGCTCGCGTCGAAACTGCTCGACGAGGAAGTGATCACGCCCGAGACACAGGTCGAGGTCGTCAGACGGGAGGCGCCCGCGCTGGTGGGCCACTCGCTCGCGGACGCGGACGTACGCGCCCGAACCGGCTGCACCGTCATCGCGATCGAACGCGACGGCCGGACGATCACGTCGATCGACGCGGGGATGCGGATCGAGGAGGGGGACACGCTGGTCGTGGCCGGCGACGACGACGCCGTCGACGCGTTCGCCGAGCTCGCGACGTAGCTACGTCGGGCGGCCGGGGCGTTCGGGGCTGAGCGCGACCACCCAGACACCGAACAGCACCGCGCCCACGAACTCCGGGACGGCGATCCCACGACCGCCCAGCCACAGCAGCCACACGGGCCACGCGAGCGGTGCGAGCACGCCCGCGAGTAGCGCGAGCTTCCCGGTGTCGAGCCGGAAGCGGGCGACGCCGTCGACCACCGCGGTCAGCGCGGCGAACACGAAAAACGAGATCGCGAACGGGAAATGCAGCGGCCGGCCGGCGGGGGCGAGGCCGACGCCGACCATCCCGACCAGTGCGAGTAGGTACGTCACCGCGCGCAGGTGGCCCAGCGGGTCGGCCCCAGCGCTCCACAGCGCCCACGCGTACGGCGCGCCGACGAGGCCGCCGACGACCAGCGAGCCGTTGAACAGCCACGCGCTCCCGGGCGTCACGCCGAGATCCGAGAGCGCCCCGGCCCAGGAGAACGTCGGCGAGAGCACCGTCGCGAGGAGTATCCCCCCGATCGACACGACGACCGCGACCGGCCCCGTGAGGCGTGCGATCTCCCGCCGCGGAGTGGCGGCGTCCAGCGAGAACTGAGCGGACACGGGTCGGCTCACGGACGCCTCTTAGTTATCCCTTCGGACGTTCGCCCGGAGTGGGTGGATTGATGTACGAGCCACCGCTTTTCACGAACGTGACTCAGCCCTCGCCGACGCTGTTCGCCTACGGGAGCCGGCTCCGGCCGGTCCGCGACGGGCGGTTCGCCGACGCCGCGAGCGCGCTCGCGTGGCTGTTCGGCGCCGCCGCGACGGTCGCCCACCCGGCGGGGATGCTCGTCGCCGCCCTCCCCCTGGCGATCGTGGCCACGTCGATCGAGCGCGCGGTCGCGAGCACTGCGAGCTTCGGGATCGTCGTCGTCGCCGCCGGCGCGGTCTGGCTGACGGTGACGGGATCGCTCCCGCCGACACAGGGGGCCCCTCCGGTAGCGATCGTCGCGCTGGCGCTACTCGGGGCGCCGATCGTGGCCGCGGTCGTTCGGGCGCTCGGCTGACCGTCGCCGCTGTGCCTGTCCCGCCGTGAACGCGTCAGACCGCTGTCCGGATCGGGGGACGCTCCACAAAGTATTTTGACCGCACCGGGCGAGTACCGATCAACGATGGAGAGTCAAACGGTCGAGCGGGTGACCGACTGGGATTCGGAGCCGTTCTCCGACGGCCACGCCGGGCTCCGGGAGCTCGCCGAAGGGGAGTTCACGGGGGCGGTTACCGACGGCGGGGCGTGGCTGTTCATGCTCAACGGCCGGGTCCTCGGCGTGTTCGACGGCGACATGGACCGGTTCGCCGACGCCGACGGCACAGCCTACGTCGCTCCCGACCGTTCGCTTCCCCTGCTGTTCGCGATGCAGGAGACCGGTGGCGAGGTCCGGGGGGAGTACTACACCGAGGAGACGCCGATCTCGGAGGTGGATCAGACGCTGCAGTCGGGCAACTTCACGGGCTACGTCGAACTCTCGGAGAACGTGCTCTCGGGTGATTACTACCTCGTCTACTACGGCGGCCGCCGGCTGCCCGTCGCGTTCATCGGGAACCAGCGTCGGCGCATCTCCGGCGACGAGGCGTTCGAGCGCGCCGACGACGAGGTCGGCATCTACCGGGTCAGAACCGTCGACCTCGACATCGTCGACGTGCCCGAGCCGGACTCCTTCGGCGACGCCGCGGCCGCCGCCGCGAGCACCGACGAGCCCGAGACGGGTGGGGAGTCCGCCCCGGGCGAAGAGTCCATCGCGGACGAGAACGCCACATCGGGTCGGGAGCCGTCCGCTCCGAACGGTGGAGCCGCGACGGGGGCAGAGCCCAGCACTGCCGGCGCGGCTGAACGGGCCGACACCCCAGAGGGGGACGACGAGGAGAGTTCGGCCGACGAATCCCGGGCTGGGGCGGCCGGGAGCGACGACGAACCGTCGGTTTCGCGGACCCCTCGCGACCGGTCGTCGGAGGCGGAAACAGCCGACAGTGGGGCCGAGGAGACGGAGTCGACCGCGTCGATGCGAACGGACCGATCGGCGGGCGAAGCCGCGGAGGCGGCGATGTCCGGCGGCGACGAATCGAGGTCGGCAGACGAGTCGACTGCGCGGTCCACAGCCGGAGCGTCGACCGAGCGATCGTCGGCCGGGGGATCCTCGGGGGCCCGAGAGCGGTTCGAAGCCGAGTCCGAGTGGCGGGAGGGGGCGACGATCCCGGCGCTCGACCCCGAGAACTCCGTATCACGGGAGTCCGACGACGACGGGAGCTCCGAGCCCACGCCGACAACGGAGCCGGCGTCGAGCAGCGAGTCGGCCGAGGAGGTCGAGGCGCTCCGCGAGGAGCGCGACCGGCTCCGCGAGCACGTCGAGGAGCTGGAGGCCGAAACCGACCGTCTCGAGTCGGAGAACGAACGGCTCTCCGGCGAGCGCGACCGGCTCGAACGCGAGCGCGACGAGGCGGCGGCGACCGCCGAGGAGCTGGAAGCCGAGCTCGAGGAGCTCAGGTCGACCGTCGACCGGCTGGAGACGGAGCTCGAAGCGGCCGAGTCCGAACTCGAAGCGGTCCAGCAGTACGTCCCCGAGGGCGACCACGAGATCACGCCGGAGGAGGCGATGGCCGGCACGAACCTGTTCGTTCGCTACGAACGCAAGGGCGGGCCGACGCTCGAAGACGCCCACTCCGGCGACGCCGGCCGCGATGCGGTCAACGACAACCTCCGGCTCGAACACCACACGGAGTTCGACGACGACGGCGCAGTCGTCGACGGCCGACCGTTCGAGGAGTGGCTCCACGACACCATCGAGTACGGGTTCGTGGAGTGGCTGACCCGGACGTTCGTCCACGACGTTCGGGAGACGCGGAATCAGACGTCGATGGGGACGCTGTACGACGCGCTCCCGAAGATCGACCGGATCGAACTCCGCGGCGAGGTGACCCTCGGCGAGGAGGCCGAGGAGGAGCGTGTCTCCTTCGACGTGGTGCTGCGCGACCGGATGGGCCAGCCGCTGGTCGTCACCGACCTCAACGACTCCCGGGAGCCCGCGACCGAGCCGATGCTCGAGTCGCTGATCCGGAACGCCACCCCCGTCGCCGAGAGCAACGAGGAGCTGTCGGCGGCGTTTTTCGTCACGTCGAGCTACTACGAACCGG from Halolamina sediminis encodes:
- a CDS encoding DUF998 domain-containing protein — its product is MSAQFSLDAATPRREIARLTGPVAVVVSIGGILLATVLSPTFSWAGALSDLGVTPGSAWLFNGSLVVGGLVGAPYAWALWSAGADPLGHLRAVTYLLALVGMVGVGLAPAGRPLHFPFAISFFVFAALTAVVDGVARFRLDTGKLALLAGVLAPLAWPVWLLWLGGRGIAVPEFVGAVLFGVWVVALSPERPGRPT
- a CDS encoding DUF7527 domain-containing protein codes for the protein MESQTVERVTDWDSEPFSDGHAGLRELAEGEFTGAVTDGGAWLFMLNGRVLGVFDGDMDRFADADGTAYVAPDRSLPLLFAMQETGGEVRGEYYTEETPISEVDQTLQSGNFTGYVELSENVLSGDYYLVYYGGRRLPVAFIGNQRRRISGDEAFERADDEVGIYRVRTVDLDIVDVPEPDSFGDAAAAAASTDEPETGGESAPGEESIADENATSGREPSAPNGGAATGAEPSTAGAAERADTPEGDDEESSADESRAGAAGSDDEPSVSRTPRDRSSEAETADSGAEETESTASMRTDRSAGEAAEAAMSGGDESRSADESTARSTAGASTERSSAGGSSGARERFEAESEWREGATIPALDPENSVSRESDDDGSSEPTPTTEPASSSESAEEVEALREERDRLREHVEELEAETDRLESENERLSGERDRLERERDEAAATAEELEAELEELRSTVDRLETELEAAESELEAVQQYVPEGDHEITPEEAMAGTNLFVRYERKGGPTLEDAHSGDAGRDAVNDNLRLEHHTEFDDDGAVVDGRPFEEWLHDTIEYGFVEWLTRTFVHDVRETRNQTSMGTLYDALPKIDRIELRGEVTLGEEAEEERVSFDVVLRDRMGQPLVVTDLNDSREPATEPMLESLIRNATPVAESNEELSAAFFVTSSYYEPGALETAEEATGGGLLKRSKNKSFVKLSRKEGYHLCLVETREGEFHVSVPEL
- a CDS encoding nucleoside hydrolase, whose amino-acid sequence is MSRKVLLDVDPGCDDAVALGLALASDELDVVGVTTVAGNTSVDNATRNALSVLTLFDRTDVPVAAGCGRPLAHELETAEEIHGEGGITGELPGPAAEPVSTDAPAFIREQATEHDDLTLVGLGPLTNVAVALMSDPDLPERLEEVTVMGGTIRATGNRTPMAEANFYSDPAAARRVVWDANPKVAGLNVTHRAQVPPGVVDGDSATAETIRAWLDYYPDWVRESVGLEHAAQHDALVVAGLFADVLTHESAPTDVFVDDGDARGAVMFDEYGLTDAERTARVAVDVDVDRFRALLGERLSRLV
- a CDS encoding potassium channel family protein yields the protein MANPARRVGLYLLGTAAVILAYALLYQFGMARLEGVEMRFIEALHVVVETFTTVGYGEQAGQWDTTPMLALSIAMQFTGVALIFLTLPAFVLPLFAEALSSGPSRTFDGEGHIVICSFSPTVDTLITELSARGQPYVVVESDLDAVESLRADGVEVVHGDPEEVETLEAVSIAAASAVVVADDDETNASVILAAQHVAPETRVLSLVEDESHADYHRYAGADEVIHPRDVLGESLAGKASAALSSELSGAVEIADEFEVGELLVQRGSPLDGSTIGDCGIQELPGANIIGAWFRGEFVSAPDPGRTIDEHTVLLVAGPEDGVETMKQRSIAEGRSARSGITIAGYGVVGSAVAEAITAAGVPATIVDVEDKPGVDIVGDVTDPATLEDAGIESAEALVLALADDTTALFAALVAKQVAPETNVIARANEADSPPKLYRAGAEYVLSLPTVSGRMLASKLLDEEVITPETQVEVVRREAPALVGHSLADADVRARTGCTVIAIERDGRTITSIDAGMRIEEGDTLVVAGDDDAVDAFAELAT